The following proteins come from a genomic window of Natrinema saccharevitans:
- the menD gene encoding 2-succinyl-5-enolpyruvyl-6-hydroxy-3-cyclohexene-1-carboxylic-acid synthase → MTAPNRATLWGRVLADELAKSGLEAVCIAPGSRSTPLTVAFAEHDGIDAYSHLDERSAAFFALGRARRTGEPTALVCTSGTAAANFHPAVVEADRARVPLLVLTADRPSELRDSGANQTVDQVKLYGDAVRWYAELPEPEADERKVRSLRTTAARALAETGGVSPGPVHVNCPFRKPLEPIAVPGDVPDAFAETTAGRGRDGPFVETASGRRAPAEADRDRLAAALADADRPLLVAGPADPTTLPDLGPAAVTELADRLSAPILADPLSGLRFGPHVDRESGATPAEPRTIYGGYDAYVGELPPPDVVLRIGASPTSKPLRHWLRDADARQFLVDPAGEWREATFTATDLLAADPATVVDGLLEALPDRGGRSEIDRDWRERVESAERRHWAVRDAALAADALAADPFEGAILADVVATAPDPATVFVSNSMPIRDADRFARPRAAELTVLANRGASGIDGITSTALGAGSTTDEPLVLVTGDLAFYHDSNGLLALERCGVDATIVLLDNDGGGIFHELPIEEFEPPFTEQFKTPHGLDFSALEDVYDLAFERVAPADFSAAYRRSLETPGTQVLSVGFDSEASHRRRDDLADRVRGAVATDLEDDA, encoded by the coding sequence ATGACGGCACCGAACCGCGCGACCCTGTGGGGCCGCGTGCTGGCCGACGAACTCGCGAAAAGCGGCCTCGAGGCCGTCTGTATCGCGCCCGGGAGCCGATCGACGCCGCTGACGGTCGCCTTCGCGGAACACGACGGGATCGACGCCTACTCGCATCTCGACGAGCGCTCGGCGGCGTTCTTCGCGCTCGGGCGTGCGCGACGCACCGGCGAGCCGACGGCGCTGGTCTGTACCTCGGGGACGGCGGCGGCGAACTTCCACCCCGCCGTTGTGGAGGCCGACCGGGCCCGCGTGCCCTTGCTCGTGCTGACGGCCGACAGGCCCTCGGAACTCCGTGACAGCGGTGCGAACCAGACCGTCGACCAGGTCAAACTCTACGGCGACGCGGTCCGGTGGTACGCCGAACTCCCCGAACCGGAGGCCGACGAGCGGAAAGTGCGGAGTCTGCGGACCACCGCGGCCCGGGCGCTCGCCGAGACCGGCGGCGTATCGCCCGGTCCCGTCCACGTCAACTGTCCGTTCCGCAAGCCCCTCGAGCCGATCGCGGTGCCCGGCGACGTGCCCGACGCCTTCGCCGAGACGACCGCCGGCCGGGGGCGTGACGGGCCGTTCGTAGAAACCGCGAGCGGCCGGCGGGCCCCCGCCGAGGCGGACCGCGACCGGCTGGCTGCGGCGCTCGCCGACGCCGACCGCCCGCTGCTCGTCGCGGGCCCGGCCGATCCGACGACGCTTCCCGACCTCGGGCCGGCCGCTGTTACCGAACTCGCGGACCGGCTGAGCGCGCCGATCCTGGCGGATCCCCTCTCTGGACTGCGCTTTGGCCCGCACGTCGACCGCGAGAGCGGAGCGACTCCGGCCGAACCGCGAACGATCTACGGCGGCTACGACGCCTACGTCGGGGAACTGCCGCCGCCCGATGTCGTCCTCCGGATCGGTGCCTCCCCCACCTCGAAGCCGCTCCGGCACTGGCTGCGCGACGCCGACGCCCGCCAGTTCCTCGTCGATCCCGCAGGTGAGTGGCGCGAGGCCACGTTCACCGCGACCGACCTGCTGGCGGCCGATCCCGCGACCGTCGTCGACGGCCTACTCGAGGCGCTCCCCGACCGGGGCGGGCGTTCCGAGATCGACCGCGACTGGCGCGAGCGCGTCGAGTCGGCGGAACGACGCCACTGGGCGGTCCGCGACGCGGCGCTCGCCGCGGACGCACTCGCGGCCGACCCCTTCGAGGGGGCGATCCTCGCCGACGTGGTCGCGACCGCGCCGGATCCGGCCACGGTGTTCGTCTCGAACAGCATGCCGATCCGGGACGCCGATCGGTTCGCCCGGCCGCGAGCGGCCGAGTTGACGGTGCTTGCCAATCGCGGAGCCAGCGGGATCGACGGGATCACGAGTACGGCGCTCGGGGCCGGCAGCACGACCGACGAGCCGCTCGTACTGGTGACCGGCGATCTGGCGTTCTATCACGATTCGAACGGCCTGCTCGCGCTCGAGCGCTGCGGCGTCGACGCCACGATCGTCTTGCTGGACAACGACGGCGGCGGCATCTTCCACGAGCTGCCGATCGAGGAGTTCGAACCGCCGTTCACGGAGCAGTTCAAGACGCCCCACGGCCTCGACTTTTCGGCCCTCGAGGACGTATACGACCTCGCGTTCGAACGCGTCGCTCCGGCGGACTTTTCGGCGGCCTATCGCCGCTCGCTCGAGACGCCGGGCACGCAGGTCCTCTCGGTCGGGTTCGATTCCGAGGCGAGCCATCGGCGCCGCGACGACCTCGCGGACCGCGTCCGTGGCGCGGTCGCGACCGATCTCGAGGACGACGCGTAA
- a CDS encoding DnaJ domain-containing protein: MGETYYEVLGVDPDATPDEIESAYRDRVLEAHPDHSDAPDAAERFQRVQTARSVLTDGDERARYDRLGHEAYVGLADGNATDDAAGETADTDDSGRSSDRRRSHATGGRTNTTGTANGDGRATTGTGAGGATTGRRTSRGTDYTTAGNETTDRTAGHHARHRSRRRRQRATRQAAGDWPFGADDNEAATESAGSTEAGDTTSEDDFSYTVHGWDDEIDLEWERPRIDRTTATSVGAVAVLYPLLVWATLTPLFPLAVNAVLAACTLALVGYLVTMPRLAIGVFGGWSVLFPLGIAVLSPVEIGSLLGLFALGFVWIPLGYAVVLWWVLRP, from the coding sequence ATGGGGGAGACCTACTACGAGGTTCTGGGGGTCGACCCGGACGCCACTCCCGACGAGATCGAGTCGGCCTACCGCGATCGCGTCCTCGAGGCCCATCCGGACCACTCCGACGCCCCCGACGCGGCCGAGCGGTTCCAGCGGGTCCAGACTGCCAGGTCGGTGTTGACCGACGGTGACGAACGGGCCCGCTACGACCGGCTCGGCCACGAGGCCTACGTCGGACTCGCCGACGGCAATGCAACCGACGACGCGGCCGGCGAGACTGCCGATACCGACGATTCGGGCCGGAGCAGCGACCGACGCCGCTCGCACGCGACGGGCGGCCGGACGAACACGACGGGGACGGCCAACGGAGACGGAAGGGCGACGACGGGAACGGGAGCCGGCGGCGCGACGACAGGCCGACGAACAAGTCGCGGGACCGACTATACGACCGCCGGGAACGAAACGACGGATCGAACGGCGGGTCACCACGCCCGCCACCGGTCGCGACGCCGCCGGCAGCGGGCGACGCGGCAGGCGGCCGGCGACTGGCCCTTCGGCGCGGACGATAACGAGGCGGCGACCGAGTCGGCGGGATCGACCGAGGCCGGCGATACCACGTCGGAGGACGACTTCAGCTACACCGTCCACGGCTGGGACGACGAGATCGACCTCGAGTGGGAGAGACCGCGGATCGATAGGACGACGGCGACGTCGGTCGGCGCGGTCGCCGTGCTGTATCCGCTGCTCGTCTGGGCGACGCTCACGCCGCTGTTTCCGCTGGCGGTCAACGCCGTCCTCGCCGCCTGTACGCTCGCGCTGGTGGGATACCTCGTGACGATGCCGCGGCTGGCGATCGGCGTCTTCGGTGGGTGGAGCGTTCTGTTCCCGCTCGGAATCGCGGTGCTGTCGCCGGTCGAGATCGGGTCGCTGCTCGGCCTGTTCGCGCTCGGGTTCGTCTGGATCCCGCTGGGATACGCCGTCGTACTGTGGTGGGTCCTGCGGCCGTAG
- a CDS encoding TrmB family transcriptional regulator gives MSTRDAVAALKRLGLTNYQARVFVALQKLGTGTAQDVSDVSEVPRSQVYGAADDLVERGLVELTESSPKRYRPVSLAAAREQLTNRLERERERAFENLAELRTATPDRPDDGSVSTLRGRQPIDDRIADLIGSAKSTVVFTAPSKRSLTESIETALREQATQGVAVTVVTAEDAIRERFAERPVRVIVMGEDNPADFAGRALMIDEGTVLLSVATDDDAVDEEAMWTAGSSIGRILAQFMQSGIESGTNHNA, from the coding sequence ATGAGTACACGAGATGCAGTCGCGGCGCTGAAACGGCTCGGCCTGACGAACTATCAGGCCCGCGTCTTCGTCGCCCTCCAGAAACTGGGAACGGGGACCGCACAGGATGTCAGCGACGTCTCCGAGGTCCCCCGGTCGCAGGTCTACGGCGCGGCCGACGACCTCGTCGAGCGCGGACTCGTCGAACTGACCGAGTCGTCGCCGAAACGGTACCGGCCGGTGAGTCTCGCCGCCGCCCGCGAGCAGTTGACGAACCGCCTCGAACGCGAGCGCGAGCGCGCGTTCGAGAACCTCGCGGAACTCCGGACGGCGACGCCGGACCGCCCGGACGACGGTTCGGTATCGACTCTGCGGGGCCGCCAGCCGATCGACGATCGGATCGCGGACCTGATCGGGTCGGCGAAGTCGACCGTCGTCTTCACCGCGCCGTCGAAGCGGTCGCTGACCGAGTCGATCGAAACGGCGCTGCGGGAGCAAGCGACGCAGGGGGTCGCCGTCACCGTCGTCACGGCCGAGGACGCGATCCGCGAGCGCTTCGCGGAGCGCCCGGTCCGGGTGATCGTGATGGGCGAGGACAACCCCGCCGACTTCGCCGGCCGGGCCCTGATGATCGACGAGGGGACGGTGTTGCTGTCGGTCGCGACCGACGACGATGCCGTCGACGAGGAGGCGATGTGGACGGCCGGCAGCAGTATCGGCCGCATTCTGGCGCAGTTCATGCAGTCCGGCATCGAGTCCGGAACGAACCACAACGCCTGA
- a CDS encoding efflux RND transporter permease subunit, with the protein MGPADRYAAFVTAHSKAIIAVVLIATLLVASGAGSVDSELTIANFESDSTEAEKYDQLRSDFATEGENTTVVQVVVRDENALSKASLLEGLTLQRAIANDGDVNATLRDRQPMVGLSNVVATAAVREAEAGNATRNGSAGAANDSAPPSLEAQIAQLESMSESEVEATVERVLAPDSAAAGAVDPYSLLPTDYEPGATTTDGRVLYVFQDTSGASGDDLPADVADAQLEIRELSAATLTSGESFVFGSAVVDAESTQATGESFAIVSPVALLVIVLALGIAYRDVFDIGLGLAGIALVLAWMAGFMGWAGIGVTQILIAVPFLLIGLSIDYALHVVMRYREASADDPDATPRTAMRRGLAGVVVAIGAATFTTAVRFLSNVVSPLASIREFGIVSAVGILSAFLVFGLLLPALKVELDGGLERFGLSRRRPAFGRGGVAGRVLSVGAELADRAPAVVIAVALVLSAAGGAAATDIDTSIEQTDFLPRDSPAWMDSLPDSLQPSDYQLREQALYLNDRFAQSRDQSRAEVLIEGPVTDPDTLERVAAGRDRAANTSSAQTLANGRLQATGPLETIRSVAEDNGTVAAVVADADTDGDGVPEENLTAVYDAVYAADPSAAAETIHRADGEYRSLRLSVGLSGGANTATITEEMRAVATTIEDDSELTVTATGQPIVEELVQKGLLETLVQGFAITFGVILAFLTATFWARYRTLSLGAVVIAPVLFAQAWLFGTMYLAGIPFTSETAIIAAIGIGIGVDYAIHVGERFLEEERARADPIASLRRTVRGTGGALLASAVTTAAGFGVLVFALVPSLRRFGFVTSVAIAYAFLASIVVLPSLLAVWARYTDSDADDAETDDVPA; encoded by the coding sequence ATGGGTCCGGCCGATCGATACGCAGCGTTCGTAACTGCACACAGCAAGGCCATCATCGCGGTCGTGTTGATTGCGACGTTGCTCGTCGCCAGCGGGGCCGGAAGCGTCGACTCGGAGCTGACGATCGCGAACTTCGAGAGCGACTCGACGGAGGCCGAAAAGTACGATCAACTTCGGTCCGACTTCGCGACCGAGGGCGAGAACACGACCGTCGTCCAGGTCGTCGTCCGCGACGAGAACGCCCTGTCGAAGGCGTCGCTGCTCGAGGGGCTGACCCTCCAGCGGGCCATCGCCAACGACGGCGACGTGAACGCGACGCTGCGGGATCGGCAGCCGATGGTCGGACTCTCGAACGTCGTCGCGACGGCGGCGGTTCGGGAGGCCGAGGCCGGAAACGCGACTCGAAACGGGTCCGCCGGCGCGGCCAACGACTCGGCACCGCCGTCGCTCGAGGCCCAGATCGCGCAACTGGAGTCGATGTCCGAGAGCGAGGTCGAGGCGACCGTCGAACGGGTGCTGGCCCCGGACTCGGCGGCCGCGGGCGCGGTCGATCCCTACTCGCTGTTGCCGACCGACTACGAGCCGGGGGCGACGACGACCGACGGCCGCGTCCTCTACGTCTTTCAGGACACGAGCGGCGCGAGCGGCGACGACCTCCCCGCCGACGTGGCCGACGCTCAACTCGAGATCCGGGAGCTGTCCGCGGCGACGTTGACGTCCGGCGAGAGCTTCGTCTTCGGGAGCGCTGTCGTCGACGCCGAGAGTACGCAGGCGACCGGTGAGAGCTTCGCGATCGTCTCGCCGGTCGCGCTGCTGGTCATCGTCCTCGCGCTGGGGATCGCCTACCGCGACGTCTTCGACATCGGGCTCGGACTCGCCGGGATCGCGCTCGTCCTCGCGTGGATGGCCGGCTTCATGGGGTGGGCCGGAATCGGCGTGACGCAGATCCTGATCGCCGTCCCGTTCCTGCTGATCGGGCTCTCGATCGACTACGCGTTACACGTCGTGATGCGCTACCGGGAGGCCAGCGCCGACGACCCCGACGCGACGCCGCGGACGGCGATGCGCCGGGGGTTGGCCGGCGTCGTCGTCGCCATCGGTGCCGCCACGTTCACGACCGCCGTCAGGTTCCTCTCGAACGTCGTCAGCCCGCTCGCTTCGATCAGGGAGTTCGGTATCGTCAGCGCCGTCGGCATCCTGTCGGCGTTTCTCGTCTTCGGCCTGCTGCTTCCCGCCCTGAAAGTCGAACTCGACGGGGGACTCGAGCGGTTCGGCCTGTCGCGTCGGCGACCCGCCTTCGGTCGCGGCGGCGTCGCCGGCCGGGTCCTCAGCGTCGGTGCAGAACTCGCCGACCGGGCGCCGGCAGTCGTCATCGCCGTCGCGCTCGTCCTGAGCGCGGCCGGGGGCGCGGCCGCGACGGACATCGACACGTCGATCGAGCAGACGGACTTCCTCCCGCGGGACTCGCCGGCCTGGATGGACTCGCTGCCCGACTCGCTGCAGCCCAGCGACTACCAGCTGCGCGAGCAGGCGCTGTACCTGAACGATCGGTTCGCCCAGTCGCGCGATCAGTCGAGAGCGGAGGTACTGATCGAGGGGCCGGTCACCGACCCCGACACGCTCGAGCGGGTCGCGGCCGGCAGGGACCGTGCGGCGAACACCTCGTCCGCACAGACGCTGGCCAACGGCCGCCTGCAGGCGACGGGACCGCTCGAGACGATCCGGTCGGTCGCCGAGGACAACGGGACGGTCGCCGCCGTAGTTGCGGACGCCGACACCGACGGCGACGGCGTGCCGGAGGAGAACCTCACGGCGGTCTACGACGCGGTCTACGCCGCCGATCCGTCGGCGGCCGCGGAGACGATCCATCGCGCGGACGGCGAGTATCGGTCGCTCCGGCTCTCGGTGGGCCTCTCCGGCGGGGCGAACACCGCGACGATCACCGAGGAGATGCGGGCGGTCGCGACGACCATCGAGGACGATTCCGAACTGACGGTGACGGCGACCGGCCAGCCCATCGTCGAGGAACTCGTCCAGAAGGGACTGCTCGAGACGCTCGTGCAGGGCTTTGCGATCACGTTCGGCGTCATCCTCGCGTTCCTGACGGCGACGTTCTGGGCTCGCTACCGCACGCTCTCGCTGGGTGCGGTCGTCATCGCCCCGGTCCTGTTCGCACAGGCGTGGCTGTTCGGGACGATGTACCTCGCGGGGATTCCCTTCACCTCCGAGACGGCCATTATCGCGGCGATCGGCATCGGGATCGGCGTCGACTACGCGATCCACGTCGGCGAACGCTTCCTCGAGGAGGAGCGAGCGCGGGCCGACCCCATCGCGTCGCTCCGGCGGACGGTCCGGGGGACCGGCGGCGCGTTGCTCGCCAGCGCCGTCACGACCGCTGCCGGCTTCGGCGTCCTCGTGTTCGCGCTCGTGCCGTCGCTGCGGCGCTTTGGCTTCGTCACGAGCGTCGCGATCGCCTACGCGTTCCTCGCGAGCATCGTGGTCCTGCCGAGCCTGCTCGCGGTCTGGGCCCGATACACCGACTCCGACGCAGACGACGCCGAGACCGACGACGTTCCCGCCTGA
- a CDS encoding 1,4-dihydroxy-2-naphthoyl-CoA synthase: MVSERFDPEQWEPAALNDEFRDITYHRAVDSGTVRIAFDRPDVRNAFRPGTVDELYDALDHAKRQTDVGCILLTGNGPSSKDGGWAFCSGGDQTVRGEDGYQYEGDEESEAQRVRESQSDSRSPSEVQSTSEDASEDASGQSPRAQASEQGRLHILEVQRLIRHIPKVVVAVVPGWAVGGGHSLHVVCDLTLASEEHAKFLQTDPDVASYDAGFGSAYLAKQIGQKKAREVFFLGKTYDAEEAAEMGMVNEAVPHEELEETALEWGRRINSKSPTAMRMLKYAFNMTDDGMVGQQVFAGEATRLGYMTDEAKEGRDAFVEGRDPDFDEFPWHY, translated from the coding sequence ATGGTTTCGGAACGCTTCGACCCCGAGCAGTGGGAGCCCGCGGCACTGAACGACGAGTTCAGGGACATCACCTACCACCGCGCGGTCGACTCCGGGACGGTCCGGATCGCGTTCGACCGGCCCGACGTCCGCAACGCCTTCCGACCGGGGACCGTCGACGAACTCTACGACGCCCTCGACCACGCCAAGCGCCAGACCGACGTCGGCTGTATCCTGCTGACCGGGAACGGGCCGTCCTCGAAGGACGGCGGCTGGGCCTTCTGTTCCGGCGGGGATCAGACGGTTCGCGGCGAGGACGGGTATCAGTACGAAGGGGATGAGGAGAGCGAGGCGCAACGCGTTCGAGAATCGCAAAGCGATTCTCGCAGCCCATCAGAAGTGCAAAGCACTTCTGAGGACGCCTCGGAAGACGCGAGCGGACAGAGTCCGCGAGCGCAAGCGTCCGAACAGGGACGGCTCCACATCCTCGAGGTCCAGCGGCTCATTCGGCACATCCCGAAAGTGGTCGTCGCCGTGGTACCGGGCTGGGCCGTCGGCGGGGGCCACTCGCTGCACGTCGTCTGTGACCTGACCCTCGCGAGCGAAGAGCACGCGAAGTTCCTCCAGACCGATCCCGACGTGGCCAGCTACGACGCCGGCTTCGGCTCGGCCTACCTCGCGAAACAGATCGGCCAGAAGAAGGCCCGCGAGGTGTTTTTCCTCGGGAAGACCTACGACGCCGAGGAGGCCGCGGAGATGGGCATGGTCAACGAGGCGGTCCCCCACGAGGAGTTGGAGGAGACCGCCCTCGAGTGGGGCCGGCGCATCAACTCGAAGAGCCCGACGGCGATGCGGATGCTCAAGTACGCGTTCAACATGACCGACGACGGGATGGTCGGCCAGCAGGTCTTCGCCGGCGAGGCGACGCGGCTGGGCTACATGACCGACGAAGCGAAGGAGGGCCGGGACGCGTTCGTCGAGGGTCGCGACCCGGACTTCGACGAGTTCCCGTGGCACTACTAA
- a CDS encoding DUF7350 domain-containing protein, translating into MHRRTALRWTSLPAALALAGCTAPSGESDGNAGDRGSDDAEGVSGTPPIPMLEDPPEAVYLPGHRKSMRVLEPVDAGDYVLTPMLSYPHPFWIVTANDREFVEPAAGRGVHLMIVVWDRETGRVLLGAEPRTTISRNGREIDSRALWPMLSQEMGVHVGDNVALPADGTYAVDVELPPLSIRRTGSLAGRFAEGATATFEFTYDRAFREAVVEGIDLLDRERWGQRGALEPMTERGTNSDEDGRERGDDAAGESDGGPDPPVPYSRVPPADAYPGTRLIESAGDGLPTSGDAAFVVALLEPESRLADGDDSYLLVSPRTPYNRVPLPNASLRVVLERDARRVLDDRLEPTIDGEYGFHYGRSVADVRPGDSVRIAIESPPQTARHQGYETAFFGMEPVELVVPS; encoded by the coding sequence ATGCACCGACGAACGGCCCTCCGGTGGACGTCCCTGCCGGCCGCGCTCGCGCTCGCGGGTTGTACCGCGCCCAGCGGCGAGTCTGACGGGAACGCCGGCGACCGAGGGAGCGACGACGCCGAGGGCGTCTCGGGCACCCCGCCGATCCCGATGCTCGAGGACCCGCCGGAGGCGGTCTATCTGCCCGGCCACCGGAAGTCGATGCGCGTGCTCGAGCCGGTCGACGCCGGCGACTACGTGCTGACGCCGATGCTGTCGTACCCCCATCCGTTCTGGATCGTCACCGCGAACGACCGCGAGTTCGTCGAGCCGGCGGCCGGCCGTGGGGTCCACCTGATGATCGTCGTCTGGGACCGGGAGACGGGACGCGTCCTGCTCGGCGCCGAGCCGAGGACGACGATTTCGCGAAACGGGCGGGAGATCGACTCGCGGGCGCTGTGGCCGATGCTCTCACAGGAGATGGGCGTCCACGTCGGCGACAACGTCGCCCTCCCGGCCGACGGGACCTACGCCGTCGACGTCGAACTCCCGCCGCTCTCGATCCGCCGGACCGGCTCGCTGGCGGGCCGGTTCGCGGAGGGGGCGACCGCCACCTTCGAGTTCACCTACGATCGGGCGTTCCGCGAGGCCGTCGTCGAGGGGATCGACCTGCTGGACCGGGAGCGGTGGGGCCAGCGGGGCGCGCTCGAGCCGATGACGGAGCGGGGGACGAACAGTGACGAGGACGGCAGGGAGCGCGGCGACGACGCGGCCGGCGAGAGCGACGGGGGGCCGGATCCGCCGGTCCCCTACTCGAGGGTGCCGCCGGCGGACGCCTATCCGGGAACGCGGCTAATCGAGTCGGCCGGCGACGGCCTCCCCACGAGCGGCGACGCGGCGTTCGTCGTCGCGTTGCTCGAGCCCGAGTCGCGGCTTGCCGACGGCGACGACTCCTATCTGCTCGTCTCGCCGCGGACGCCGTACAACCGGGTGCCGCTACCGAACGCGTCGCTGCGGGTCGTCCTCGAGCGCGACGCCCGGCGGGTCCTCGACGACCGCCTCGAGCCGACGATCGACGGCGAGTACGGCTTTCATTACGGGCGATCGGTCGCCGACGTCCGACCGGGCGATTCGGTCCGGATCGCGATCGAGTCCCCGCCGCAAACGGCCCGCCATCAGGGCTACGAGACGGCGTTTTTCGGGATGGAGCCGGTCGAGCTGGTGGTCCCGTCGTAG